The nucleotide window GTGCTCAACAGTTGTCAATGTTTCAGACGTACCTTGTGGTGATAGTGCCATGACAATTTGCGCTGTCGTTAAGCCATATTGCAAGACATTTTGCTGCTCTACTTTTAAAATATGCTCAACATATGGGTTTTCATTGTCAGACTTAATATCTTCTAAGCCATCCACATCGCGTAATGCTTCCTCTACTTGCTCCACCGATTTACGTAAATTATCAAGATCCTCACTATACAATGTATAGCTTACTTCGCTTGAGCCCATGCCGCCCATTGAAGCGAAATCCTGCGACTTCCATTCACCCGATTGTCCGATATTAAACACATAGTCCTCTACCTCTTTACGAGCACCTGGGAAATCCTTCATCTCAGGATCGAAAATTAAGTACATTAATGCACCGCCACCAGCGCCACCCATCATCATTGTTGCTGGATCAGCACTTTCTGCGTCTGTAATCGACACCTGTACAATATCTATATCATCGCGCTTTATTAATTCTTGCTCGACAATATTAACATTTTTCTCTGTTTCGTCTTTCAGCTCACCCGTTGCTGGAGTATATGTTAAGTACATGACCTTTTCTTCCTGTGAACCTAAGAAGCTAAAGCCAATTAATGGTGTTAAAGCAAGTGAACCAACAAGCATCACGACCGCAATTGCCGATGTAATGAATTTATGGTTTAATGCTTTTTCTAAAATGCCTTTATACCAAACTGCTAGCTTGCCAACCTCTTTATGCTGGCTCTCTGTTTTCTCACCATATACTTTTTTACGGAATAAGAAATGAGATAATGCTGGTACAATCGTAATTGCCACTAATAAGGATGCCCCTAATGCAAACGACATCGTTAAAGCAAATGGCATAAATAGCTCACCAACCATACCGCCTACGAACATTAACGGTGCAAATACCGCCACTGTTACTAATGTAGAGGATAAAATTGGCTTGAACATTTCAATTGTTGCCTCACGAATTAACGCACGACCTGTTAATTTTTCTTGCTTCAAATGAATACGACGATAAATATTTTCCACGACGACGATGGAGTCATCAATAACACGTCCAATTGCAACCGTAATCGCACCTAATGTCATAATATTTAACGTAATATCCATCCAGTTTAATAATAGCAATGCCATAAAGACAGAGACTGGAATCGAAATAATTGAAATAATTGTCGATTTGAAATCGCGTAAAAATAGTAAAATAATTAATACGGCGATTGCGCCACCGAATACTGCTTTTTCAATCATTGTGAAGACAGAATCTTCAATTGGCTTCCCTTGGTCAAGCGATACATCAATGATTAAGCCATCGATTTTTGCTGTTTCCTCATCGATTAAATCCTTCACTGCATTGACAACTGTTACAGTGTTTGCATCTTGCGCTTTAACAATTTGCACACTGATTGAATCTTCCCCGTTTGTACGAGAAATAGATTGAACTTTCCCTTCCACTTCAATTGTCGCAATATCGCCTAAACGAACAAATGGAGAAGGGTTTTCTGCTGATGGTGTAACTGGAATTAAAAGCTCTTTTAATTCTTCGACAGATTGTATTTTCCCATCGACTGAAACCGCTTGTTCACCAACAGTAAATTCATATAATCCTAACGATAAGGCCATATCGCTCGCCTGAACCATTTGCTTCACTGTCTCTTCTGTTAAGCCTAGCTCCGCCATTTTCGCGTCATCGTATTTAAATGACACTTGCTCAATATGCTGACCTGTAATGGAAGCAGATGCAACACCTTCAATTTTATTCAGCTTTGGTAAAATAATATCCTCAACTGTTGAAGTTAGCTCCACAATATCTTCCTGTGAGCTACTCACAGACAATGCGACAACAGGCATCATATTCATACTAATTGCCATAACAGAAGGCTTTTGCGCTTCTTTAGGTAATACAATATCATCTAAAGCTGATTCAAGCTGGCGTTTTTTCTCATCCATATCAACGCCATAATCATACTCAATTTGCACTTGTGAAACGTTCGATGATGATGTCGAAAAGACCGACTTCACATCTTCTAAACTTTCTACCTTTTTCTCAAATGGTATGGACATCTCATCCATTACCTGCTCAGGTGTTGCCCCAGGATATACACCTACAACGATTAAATAGGGAATCGAAATATCAGGAATTGACTCCATCTTCATTCGTGTACCAGAATAAATACCTGAAACGGTAACAATAATCGTTAATAACCATACAGCTAGTTTATTTTTCAGAACAAAATTGACTAACGATCGCATGCTTTTCTCAATCCTTCCTTGACACTTTTTTTCACAAATCCTATACTAATGACTAATCGGTCAGTTGTCAATTCGAAGGGGGGTATAAATTATGTCTAAAAAGCAACTTATTTTAGAAACGGCTGCGAGACTCTTTACTGAAAGGGGTATTGATGCCACATCTGTTCAACAAATAACAGAGGCCTGTGGCATATCTAAAGGGGCTTTTTATTTATCCTTCAAATCGAAGGATGAGCTGATTATCGAAATCATTGACTATTTTGTGAAAGATGTTGCCGCCAAGATTGACCGTTCAGTCACTGAAAGTCAAAATACCGAAGAAAAGCTCTATAATTACTATTATCAAATTTTCTCAATTATGCAGGAGCATGCGACACTTGCCTCCGCGTTTTTTAAAGAGCATACGCAGTTTGTCAGCGAGGAATTTATTCAAAAAATGGCACACTACGGTGCCATGATGAATACATTGATTGAAAATTTATTATTGGAGCTCTACCCACAAGCAGCTCAGCATGTTTATGATTTAGCGATTATCGTGCGCGGCTTTATTTCCGGCTACTCTGAGCATCTATTCCATAAAGGCAATAGCTATCCATACGATTTACAGGCACTTGCTAAAAGTCTTGTCGAAAAAACGACAATTCTTGCCACACATACAACAATCCCTTTTATGACAAAGGAAATGGCAGTCATCTCAACAACTGCTGATACATTGATTACAGTAGAAAATATTTTGCGGGAAGCGCATATATTGAGCTCCTATTTAGATGATGAGCTATTACAGGATTCTGTTCGTGTCATTACAGAGCAGCTCCAATCCAAGCAGCCACGCCCTGCTATTATGCAAGGGATGCTGAACAATTTACAGGCTGATCCTGTGTGTAATTGGTTTTGTTATATTGTCAAAAAACATATGCAAAAAGAAGGCTGATGTGAAATTCATCAGCCTTCTTTTAAAATGCTCGCCTATAAAATGGGATGCTTAGCAACACAAGAATGGCAATAATGAAAAATAATTGTGCTTGAAAATGCACGAGCAGCCAGCCACCTAGAACAGGTCCGATAAAGCCACCAATATTTTTCAATTGTGACGCACCTAAATAGGTCGCCTTTTGCGTCTCAGGTGCGATTTCCTCAATAACGGCATTCATCATTGGAAAAGCAAAGATTTCTCCAACCGTAAAAACAATCATCGCCACGATAAATAGCCATGCCGTATTGGCCATACCAAACAGCATTAAGCCTAGCGCAAAGAAAATGATGCCCGCAATAAGTGACGCTAAAATAGAAATTCTCTCTGCTAGCATGCTAATTGGTAGCTGTAAAATTAACACAACAACTGCATTTAATGAAATCAGTAGCGAATAGAGCTTTACCCCATCCTCTAATTTTAATTGCACAAACTGTGGTAATGTCGAATCAAACTGTGCATAGCCAAGACCGATTAATGTGCCACCAGCTAAAAATAGCAAGAGCTTATAGTCAGAAAAGACAACGCGTAAAATGCTTGTGATATTTTGCCCACCTGTTAGTCGCTTTTGACGCATCTCATATTTCTTCAAAACGCCTATTAAAAAGAGGCCGTAAATGACATACATAGCACCAGTAATAATAAAAGGTATGACAGGGCTTGCTAAAGTCGAAATCAGCACACCTACTAATGGTCCTATAACAGCTGCAATATTGATTGCTGTATAGCGCACTGAAAATAAACGACGTTTTTTCGCATCTTCTGTAAAATCAATCATCAATGCCTGTGTCGCTGGCTCAAAAAAGGAGCGACATAGCCCGTTCAAAGCATTTAACACAATAAATAATGGTGCAAACGTTGCCAATGCAAAGCCAAAGAACACCATTCCCCAAACAAAAATCGTTACAATAATGATAACTTTACGTCCAAAGCGATCTGTTAAATAACCACCTAAAAAGCCACCAAATGTCGCGCAAAGTGGTGCAACCCCTAACGTAAAGCCGATAAGCAGTGGCGATGCATCATGTACAGTATGTAAATAAATCGCTAAAAACGGCATCGTCATAAAGCTGGCAATACGTGTAAAAATTGTTCCACATAAAATAATCCATACGAGCGGATGGAAATAATGAGCTAATTTCATTAAAATATTCTTTCACACCCCTTCCACAATTTTAGCAACACAGCAATGGTTTTAGCATATACTACAATTATGTGAAAAGCTATTATCTTTCAAAAAGGAGCTTGAGAATGAATATTTTATTGTTAACTGGAAGCACAAGAAATGATGGCAATAGCGAGCAGCTCGCACATTTAGCATTAAAAGGGCTGTCCTATGAAACCATCCAATTAAAGGATTTACACATTGAGGCTATTGAGGATTTACGTCATACAGAGGAAGGTTTTCACCCTGTCGATGATGACTATACAAAAGTGTTGGAGGCTATTTTACGTAGCGACCTGCTCGTCTTAGCAACACCGATTTACTGGTATAGCATGTCTGGCACGATGAAAAATGTTATTGACCGTTTTAGCCATGCCATTCGTGATACACGCTATCCAAATGTGACAGAGCATTTAAAAACGCTGAAGGCGGTCGTTATCGCAGTTGGTGGTGACCAGCCACGCATTAAAGGCTTACCTTTGATTCAGCAATGTCAGTACACATTTGACTTTTTAAATATCGAATTTTATTCGTATATTATAGGAGAGGCACGCAAGCCTGGTACCATCCATCATGATAAGCTAGCGCTTCAGCAAGCAGCTTACTTAAATGAGCAGCTTCGTGCCTTGTAAATCCCCTATAGGCTTGAGTTAATCTTTTAAACTCAAGCCTCCTCCTCTTTCCATACCTTTACATAAATTTCATCGAAAAGCTGGTCATTAATATATGTTTCTAATTTCCACATGCCTGACTCAGGTAGTATCATCTGGCTAGGTATATGAGTGGTTGCCTCATTGTTTGGACTTAAATAGTCAAATTCCGATTTTAAATTTAAAATTTCGATTTTTTCATCAGGTTTGTCTTCTGAGCTAGCTAACACTTTAAAATCCCCTTGAAGCTCCTCCTTATTTGCCCAAATATGCCACATATATTTATTCACTTGATTTTCTACAAAAAGGAGATGATCGGGATTGTAAATAAAACCGATTTTATTTTCTGTTCCAATCATTTTATACATGCCTACATCAAAAAATTCACTTTCCTCCCAATTCGCTTCTTGTTTATTTGAACAGGCGGCCAACATGGTTATGGACAAAAAAACGAAAAAAAGTAATCGCTTAGCTGTAAACATCTTCATTCCTCCTCTCTATTAAAACTAAAATCCGCTTATGGTTGTTAATAGGATATAATTTAAAGAATATTTTGTCAATTATCCTAAAAAAGAGAGCATGTTGGATTTCTCCTAACATGCCCCTCTTTTATTTTTGATGTGTTGCAATCCACTCTACAGTCCCTGCACTCAGCCCACCTGCGCGCCATAAAACGAAATGCTCATACTTTGAATCCTTCTCCTGTACATAGGCAATCCACTTTTGCAAAGTTTCCGCATCTGCATACCATGCCTCGTAGTCCATTCCTTTATCCTTGTAATGGAAACGGATAGCATGGCTATCTTGATCACGTGCAATCGAAGACTTCGTTGAAGCAATCAATTTTTCTGCCTCATCGCCTGTTAATGCGATAATTTTGCCACTCTTCGGCCATGTAAAACCACCTGTTGCAAAGGCAATACTAAATTGCTGATTCGATTTCTCTAGCTTGCTAAGCAGCTGATCTAAAAATGGAAAGGTTGCTTTCGCCCCAGGGCCGCTATGATAGCCATGTACATTATAAGCCATCACCGTATAGCTTGGTCCATCTGGTAAAGCCATTTCAAATGGGAAGCTTGGCACTACGACCACATGCATTGACAGCCCCTTTTTCTCTAGCGCTTGATAAAGCTCCTGCAAAAATAAAATATAATTTGCGGTATCTTCTTTTGCTATTTTTTCATAATCAATTTCCACACCGTCTACTGGAAATTTTTCTGTCATTGCCATAATATCAGCAATATGCTTTTTTCTTGCCTGCTCATCCTTTACTAAGCGATGAAGCAATGTGCTATCCTTTTGTACAGATGGCTTGCCCTCTACTACAAAATCATTAATAAAGGTTAAAAGTATCGTGTGGCTATCTCCAAAGTTATTATGCATATGCTCATAAACCTTCGTCGCTGTGTCCGTTAAAAACGGCTTGTCATTGCCATTAAAATACGCACCAAAGACACGTAAAGTTTCTAAACCCTCTGAGGAGTTTTCAATATTTTCAATCGTCGATTTTAATTGCCACTCAGGAAGCCAAATCGATAGTTTTGTTTTTTTCGTTTCCTCAACGGGATTTTTGGTAGCCTCACAGCTGCTACAGCCTGCAAGTGCAACGATTGCTATGACAAAAAAAGTGAATATTTTTTTCATTTCTAATTTGCCCTCCAAAGCTCTTAGAAGGTTTCAATGAAGAAATCAACTAGTCTATTGAACCATGTAGTGACATTATACTTCACTTTATCGAATTTTGTATATTGGTTTGTAAATACGACTTCTTCTTCTGCATCTGTAATTTTAATATTCTCAATCACTGTATCATAAATATCATCTGCATATTGCTCATGTGTCGTATCCTTTTTAGAATAAGATGCAGCGAAGCCAATCTGCGTCCCTTGGATTGCCTCAGAAATTGCGATATTCGCTGATAGTTCTTTATCTACCGATAATTGAAGCTCATTTTGCTCTACTTGCACTGAAAAATGACGTCGCTTTTTTAAATTGCGAGGATATTCCTCCTCGTCAATGCGGGAGCCCTCTTGCGTATCATTGTAAGAGTATACGGTCGCTTTGTTAAAGGCATAATCCTCACCGCTCCACTCAACCTCTTTCAATGGATGACGCTCAATTTCATTTTCCTCTTTATTCGGCTGTTTTTCATAGACAATGATTTCATTATCCTTTAACATAACGCGAAGATAACTATTCGCTGTAGCATCATAATTGATAAAAACGGATTGCTCTCCTACAATATTTCCATAAAAATCAAATTCCATTTGGTATGCTTGTGGCATCGATTCTTTTAAAAACATCGTTCCTTCTATCGCTGGCATGGAAGTTAAAATAATTTCATTATTTAAAAACTCTGCTGCCCCATTAGCGAGCGTCCACTGCTCTGCTTTTTCATGATTGCCAATTTCAAACTCCACATTTTTATTGCTAGCCTGTTGAATTTTCATCATTAAATGATTCGTTGACCAATATGGGGAAACTTGCAATCTACTTAAATTATAAATATCTGCATTCGCCTCATTATAGGCATCCAGCTCTCGGTTAAAATGCATTTTATATAGCTTTTTAATTTGCTGATCATTGGCATTTGCCACAAGCGTATCCATGTTATTATAAAGCGCATTTGCATGCATAATTGCATACGCCTTTGGCATTTCCTCTAACGTTTCTGTATAAATATCATGCATTAGCTCATAGTCTGTTGTAATACGCTTCTCCATTTCCGCCCTTGTTTCTGTCGGAATCATGTATTCGTCTCGAAGGAAATCCATTAAATAGTGATTATAATATTCAATCATCATTTTATCTGGCACGTCATTTTCATCAATAACACCTAACGATTGCCCTTTATCATTGAAAACGTTGATATATGTTAAGCGATAGCCATTTGACCCAAGCTCCCAATAACCACTGTTTTCCATCAGCTTTAAATGCTTCGGTCTTAAAAACTTTGTATCTTTCGTATCCATTTTATTGGCATACGTATACATCGTTGCTTTGTAATTCAATTTTTCTAATACTTTTTGAGCAAAAATACTCGAATCTGTCCGTCCATCCTCAAATGATAAATACAAAGCCTTTTCTGGCAACGGCTTACCTTGCTCATAAAAATCAATAATATCCTGCTGAGAAATTGTTTGGTAGCCCTGCTTTGCTAACAGTGATAATTGCTTATCTAAATTGCCCTTCGATACATACTTCGGCGATTCACCACGACTTACACCGAAATACGATAAGGCAACAAAGCCCTCTTCATTTGTTAAAGGTGCGGTTGCTTCTTCAAACTTATTCATTAAAAAGATAGCTCGAATTAAAATAGTTGCAAGCATGATAACAATAACTGCCTGAATAATGGAACGAATAACTTTTTTACGGTCTTTTGCCTTCGGATTCAGCACTGTATTATTTTTACTCATTCGCTCACACCTTTATGTCCTTTTTTCCATTTTCTTTTACGCTGTGCTTTTTTCGCTTCTTTTCTTTCTCGTTCTAATACGTCCTGTGGTGTTTCACGTGTTCCCCAAGTGGACTTCCAAAATGTCACCCAAGCAACTGGCATTTGCCACAGCAAGACAAATTCGTAAAATAAAACGAATATAAAGCCGAAAGCCCATAATTTACTTTTTCTAAAGTATAAATGTGCTAAACTCATTAACATCGCCATTAATAACAGCCCAACAATAAATGTTGTTGGAAAAATGCCGTGTGCAATTGGCACCCAAAGCAAGTTATATACAACGACAATTGGCGCAGCAATCGGTACAATTAAACCGACAATAAAGAATAAAAACATGAAGGGTTCTTTTTTCCACATAAAAGTGAAGGCACGCAATGACTCCCTTAGCCAAGAACGCTTCCAACGCATTTGCTGCGATAAAAACGATTTTGAGTCAGACGGAACAATTGTCGAACATACCGCATTATCTTGATAGGCAGTACGATGTGTTTGCAAAATGTAGTTCGTCATACTGCGATCATCCCCAAACGTAGCTGGCTGTCCTAGAAACTTTTGATTCAGCCATGCCTCCTCATTTTTTAAAACGAGGTCTTTGCGATAGCACGCAAGCGGTCCAGATAAGCATGTTACAGTATCAAACCAGGATTCTGCCGCTTTCATAATACGAAAGGCAATATAATAGCGAACTGTTTGTAGCTTTGTTAACGCATTAGTAAATTTATTTTCCACCTCTGTACGTCCAGCAACACCGCCCATTTTAGGGTCTTGGAACGGCTGTACAATATTGCGAATTGCGTTCGGCTCTAAAAAGCTATCCGAATCCACAAAGACAACTAAATCATGCTTCGCCATATGCACCCCTGCAACAAGTGCCTCTCGCTTTCCGCCATTTTGAGGAAGCTTATAAAATGTTAAACGCTCCTTCGTTTTGAAGCGCTCTCCCTCCGCATTAATCAGCTCAATCATTTCCTTCGCCTTTTCCTCGGTCTTATCCGTTGAGCAATCATCTACAACAATTACCTCTAGCTTATCGACAGGGTAATATTGATTAATACAGCTTAAAATTGTACGATGAATCCATTTTTCCTCGTTAAATACTGGAATAATAATTGTAACGCCTGGCTCGTAATCTGGATTAATCGGTACATTGCGAAATAGCATACCAAATATATAACGACTTAATAAAAATGTTGCCGCTATAATACTATAAAAATAGAGAAATTTATTAAATTGGAAATATATCACACTTTCAGCACGCATTAATACAACGATTAACGATACTAAAAATAACACTAAGCTTGATACAAAAATGGACATACCCCAACGCTTTTTCACCATATATTCATTTAAAGGCTGCAAAAATTCATAAGCATAATAGTAGCGTATCTCACCATCAACCTCTTTTTCAAATGCACGTACCATCTTTGCTTGTATTTTGACATTCGCTTCATAGCCCTCCGGCATTACACCACCTGGAATTTTAAAACGCATTGTCGTCACTTCATCTACATTAAAAATATTCGGTGTATCTGTATAAACAAGAATGCCTGTTACTGAAATATCCTCTGAATAAAACTTATGCGAGGTTTTCTTTTGCTTGCCTTCTCGTATAATTTTCACAGGAAAGGCTGAAATATAGCGCATGCTTAATGATTGCAAACGAAAAAGCTCATTCACATCCGCTACGCTCACCTCTGCCTCTTGATAAGTAGCCCCTCTACGATCAACGAGGCTTCGTACGTTTTCAGGGTCGGGAATGTTTGACAAAATACGTCTATCGGGTCTCGGTGTCATCAATATTTCTTTTGTTTTTTTCATCCGTATCAGTCTACTTTCTCATCAATATCTTGTTCAATCCATGTGGACAGTTTATTAAAGGAATAACCTTGCTGCTGTAGTTGTTCAATAATTAAAGGTAAAGCCTCCACCGTTTGCGTCCCGTCTAACACGTGCATAACGATAATTTTCCCTGGTGCCATTCGATCCATTACTCGCTTATAAATATCCTGTGCTGTATAGTCTAAATTCCAGTCGAATGACGCAATATCATATAGAGCAATCACCTTCACACCTGTTGCTGCAATGATTTTCGCTGTGCGCTCATCCATTTCACCTTGTGCAGGTCTGAAATAAAGTAGCGGGGATTGCTGTAGTGCATATGTTAATGCTTGATGTGCTTTAATTAAATCCTCCTGCAATTCTTCTGGTGACATTTTCGTTACATTTGCATGATTATAGGAATGGCTGGCAATCTCATGTCCCTCATCTAAAATTAGTTTTGCTATATGCGGGTTTTCCTCAGCACGCTTACCAATTAAAAAGAATGTACTTTTAATATTGTATTGACGTAATACGCTCAACACTTCTTTTGTTCGCTCTTCGCTTGCCCAATCGTCAAAAGTTAGCACAACTTCCTTTTTCGTTGTATTTTTGCGATAGTAAATAAAAGGCTCTACATTTTCATAATCCAGGTTAAATTGAAGTGCATCATAACCTTCAATTTCCTCCAATGGCTTTACTGTGTACTGCTCCTTGACCACATCCGCCAATGTCGTCAACGTATAGCCCTTGTCCTCTAGCGATTGTGCTAATAATGGAATCGCATCAATTACCGCTGGATTAATATACGTATTTAAATGAATAACTGCTCCGCTATTAGCAAAACGTTCAATATACGCAGCAATCTCCTCAGCACTTTGCATATTGCGATCCTGTGGGTTAATAGACGACTCGACAACAGCTGACATCCCAAGCATCGATGCTACCGCCTGCATATTTTCCGTTGAATCTCCTGAGCGACTACGCACATATCGAGGCTTAAAGCCTAAGTGCTGCTCAAAAATTTGATTTGTTAAAAATAAGTCCTTATACGTTTGCTCGTAATTTAGCGTTGTCATATCAACAAAGGACAATGTTCCACTTTGCACTTCGTGACCTCGCTCAATAATATTTTTCACAAGCTCTGGCTCCTGTGCGACACGCATTCCCTCAAGAAAAAAAGTCGCCTTTATCGAATACTTATCTAGCTGCTCCAGTAATTTTAGCATTGTTTGCTCGTCTGCAAGCCCATTAAATGTAAGAGCCATTTTAGATTGTAAAATATTAGCAGATTGAATCATCTCGCTTAATGTACCATCA belongs to Lysinibacillus louembei and includes:
- a CDS encoding polysaccharide deacetylase family protein yields the protein MRNLLFYSIIAMLLLAGCQADAKKNAIEAVEPSIDVVESDGTLSEMIQSANILQSKMALTFNGLADEQTMLKLLEQLDKYSIKATFFLEGMRVAQEPELVKNIIERGHEVQSGTLSFVDMTTLNYEQTYKDLFLTNQIFEQHLGFKPRYVRSRSGDSTENMQAVASMLGMSAVVESSINPQDRNMQSAEEIAAYIERFANSGAVIHLNTYINPAVIDAIPLLAQSLEDKGYTLTTLADVVKEQYTVKPLEEIEGYDALQFNLDYENVEPFIYYRKNTTKKEVVLTFDDWASEERTKEVLSVLRQYNIKSTFFLIGKRAEENPHIAKLILDEGHEIASHSYNHANVTKMSPEELQEDLIKAHQALTYALQQSPLLYFRPAQGEMDERTAKIIAATGVKVIALYDIASFDWNLDYTAQDIYKRVMDRMAPGKIIVMHVLDGTQTVEALPLIIEQLQQQGYSFNKLSTWIEQDIDEKVD